The Longimicrobium sp. genome contains a region encoding:
- a CDS encoding protein-L-isoaspartate(D-aspartate) O-methyltransferase, translating to MTDRFTAQRRGLINRMQERGIRDLNVLRAFDLVPRHLFVPHAVSHRAYEDSALPIGFGQTASQPSLQAMYMQLLEIGRNDRVLEIGTGSGFQTAVLAQLADRVYSVERIRDLATRAREALDGMRISNVAILVGDGTIGWSRYAPYDAILVAAGGPDIPQPLLEQLADGGRMLVPVGTRESQRLVLVRRLGDRFQSEDVGDVTFVPLLGRFGWVDERVGG from the coding sequence ATGACCGACCGCTTCACGGCGCAGCGGCGCGGGCTGATCAACCGCATGCAGGAGCGCGGGATCCGCGACCTGAACGTGCTGCGCGCGTTCGACCTCGTCCCCCGCCACCTGTTCGTCCCCCACGCCGTGAGCCACCGCGCGTACGAGGACAGCGCGCTCCCCATCGGCTTCGGGCAGACGGCCAGCCAGCCGTCGCTGCAGGCGATGTACATGCAGCTGCTGGAGATCGGCCGCAACGACCGGGTGCTGGAGATCGGCACCGGCTCGGGCTTCCAGACGGCGGTGCTGGCCCAGCTGGCCGACCGCGTGTACTCGGTGGAGCGCATCCGCGACCTGGCCACGCGCGCGCGGGAGGCGCTGGACGGCATGCGCATCTCCAACGTGGCGATCCTGGTCGGCGACGGCACCATCGGCTGGAGCCGCTACGCGCCGTACGACGCCATCCTCGTCGCCGCCGGCGGCCCCGACATCCCCCAGCCGCTGCTGGAGCAGTTGGCGGACGGCGGGCGGATGCTCGTCCCCGTCGGCACGCGCGAGTCGCAGCGGCTGGTGCTGGTAAGGAGACTCGGCGACCGCTTTCAGAGCGAGGACGTGGGCGACGTCACCTTCGTCCCCCTGCTGGGGCGATTCGGGTGGGTGGACGAGCGGGTGGGAGGATGA